A genomic segment from Drosophila miranda strain MSH22 chromosome 3, D.miranda_PacBio2.1, whole genome shotgun sequence encodes:
- the LOC117185841 gene encoding uncharacterized protein LOC117185841 isoform X2 gives MTAMPVVWCTDPNSVNNKPTAFALHGIQLQGNVTERQVHALRELVNAAAEGRLILPSDGTFTLLDSGLSIESSIVAAGRGRGRGLKQEDAVSPSESPEPPKNAKNTYILMPVSKASPTPTPALDRPGGQPEAIAAAAAAQLEFLLEPKYSPSPPASSDSAMEAMEGGAGGVAGGEILYEFLCCAKCMNEQRTGQSGTCNGRRLQRYLRSCRGSDYEPVNDPAGTWQLQLDPVCSIASRYARRQYRPHHHHQQRHRPHGTVSTGIARNRPNTNRHHKLPIHSVKIFHNRSSCTPASAATPLGACNVGGGQEVSPIPMPSPSHSPSPNRSRSHRASDGNEAFSLSPTAARSTSLKAAETALTLPLYAVVNKSRESSSEMPTVLAVVPEEAPQGGPSAVVRDLISFDDDQEQEQEQRAEGAGSSCDGPNVDLLCAPNEEDVLLALLVTPPPTPPKPGSPVSHNSSRKTSFDSTSTISSMDSGFMEMQNKLDALAAAAAAAAAAVGTSATVAAEKIARRNYKECLTQSRNRRKSYEEFKAMFVEPATAAAAASEAVATLPLSMPQASSMAAADDATPAASNTVIPPTTTTTTTTLASISEQETTSERGDKPDCANEFATSDAVPGPGPDPGPRSPMAPDEMDTGDGDCEGDADGCRTAKATATINSTTTEAMRKNSDFLSQILDHQFAAKERAKAHKRRTSYEEFKRLVSEIEPLECLDTVAVIAATPTATVTAAVGAPATAATTSPLKRQNSRQRKSFASYFLPRRHSTKEPKTGDKENVPAAPTGEGKQLQTYAKLPGSNCDANYRRNFKIYDKLVYGTIYDIIQRKNDIYQLTYQKYDKYMTYGTIYEILHHRKSSQDGGCTPGGWQRKSLSSILESKSSDVIYDIIQKREREKQRQQRALASRQDSATSTASACSTVQHKYGTIYDILQGERLEASDAGESRRPVAAKPTRFVVSHVEEQVARREPEPAKSQETTPSAAESGVEAGKPASKPKKMRRLSNILSYSRSCAAGSGQEEPDAGGATTHPEESKQKRSQAKRRIGVTNLLLPLDSEELYTRIIAQQRRQHRAHLQLQSDSEAEPRQTDLGGCLMKSSSLDAISMSVACSPPATVGHTPNPSPPRPRRSLKQHRCLQRGPGQEQQQQRQRHQLALVKKHSLDHCLPAAGGGAGGVAGGGETRRQPLRRWSNQSPLRCTCLALEEDLPSHQCTCPLPLTAIEKSRSLPVAVGGACFTPPQTTTSTSTTTTTAAKKGKSRRLSEFTRGEFLNEKSWYFRKIKRIEAEKKLLLPENEHGAFLIRDSESRHNDYSLSVRDGDTVKHYRIRQLDEGGFFIARRTTFRTLQELVEHYSKDSDGLCVNLCKPCVQTNTFSGVFEIEKPVTEGLSHRTRDQWEIDRTSLKFVRKLGSGQFGDVWEGQWNNTTPVAIKTLKSGTMDPKDFLAEAQIMKKLRHTKLIQLYAVCTVEEPIYIITELMKHGSLLEYLQGKGRSLKMQTLIDMAAQIAAGMAYLESQNYIHRDLAARNVLVGDGNIVKIADFGLARLIKEDEYEARVGARFPIKWTAPEAANYSKFSIKSDVWSFGILLTELVTYGRIPYPGMTNAEVLTQVEHGYRMPLPPNCEPRLYEIMLECWHKDPMRRPTFETLQWKLEDFYTSDQSDYKEAQAY, from the exons ATGACTGCCATGCCCGTGGTGTGGTGCACCGATCCCAATTCGGTGAACAACAAGCCCACGGCCTTCGCCCTGCACGGCATCCAGCTGCAGGGCAACGTGACGGAGCGGCAGGTCCACGCCCTCCGGGAGCTGGTGAACGCCGCCGCCGAGGGCCGCCTCATCCTGCCCTCGGACGGCACGTTCACGCTCCTCGACAGCGGCCTGAGCATCGAGAGCTCAATTGTGGCCGccggacggggacggggacggggactgAAGCAGGAGGACGCCGTAAGTCCCAGCGAGAGCCCAGAGCCCCCAAAGAACGCCAAGAACACGTACATCCTGATGCCCGTGAGCAAGGCATCGCCAACGCCGACACCGGCGTTGGACCGGCCCGGTGGACAGCCCGAGGCCATTGccgcggcggcggcggcccaGCTGGAGTTCCTGCTGGAGCCCAAGTACTCGCCCTCGCCGCCCGCCTCCTCGGACTCGGCCATGGAGGCCATGGAGGGGGGCGCTGGGGGTGTCGCCGGTGGCGAGATTCTGTACGAGTTCCTCTGCTGCGCCAAGTGCATGAACGAGCAGCGGACGGGGCAGAGCGGCACCTGCAACGGGCGCCGCCTGCAGCGGTATCTGCGGAGCTGCCGCGGCAGCGACTACGAGCCGGTCAACGACCCCGCGGGGACGtggcagctgcagctggaTCCTGTCTGCAGCATTGCCAGCCGGTATGCCCGCCGGCAGTACCGTccgcaccaccaccaccagcagcggcaCAGGCCGCACGGGACCGTCTCGACGGGGATAGCACGTAATCGGCCCAACACCAATCGCCACCACAAATTACCGATTCACAGTGTTAAAATCTTTCATAATCGCAGCAGTTGCACGCCAGCGTCAGCCGCTACCCCTCTGGGAGCATGCAATGTGGGCGGGGGCCAAGAGGTGTCGCCAATTCCGAtgcccagccccagccacagccccagccccaatCGCAGTCGCAGTCATAGAGCGAGCGACGGCAATGAAGCGTTCAGTTTGTCACCGACAGCGGCGCGATCTACATCGTTGAAAGCAGCGGAAACAGCACTCACGTTGCCCCTCTACGCGGTGGTTAACAAAAGTCGCGAATCGTCTAGTGAAATGCCCACTGTGCTGGCCGTGGTGCCCGAGGAGGCGCCGCAGGGCGGCCCCTCTGCGGTGGTGCGCGATTTGATCAGCTTCGATGACGatcaggagcaggagcaggagcagcgggCGGAGGGAGCAGGAAGCAGCTGTGATGGCCCCAATGTGGACCTGCTGTGCGCCCCGAACGAGGAGGATGTGCTGCTGGCCCTGCTCGTGACGCCACCGCCCACGCCGCCCAAGCCGGGCTCGCCCGTCAGCCACAATTCGAGCCGGAAGACGAGCTTCGACTCCACCAGCACCATCAGCTCCATGGACTCGGGCTTCATGGAGATGCAGAACAAGTTGGATGccctggcagcagcagcagcggcggcagcggcagcagtcgGAACATCTGCCACAGTGGCAGCAGAGAAGATCGCTCGCCGCAACTACAAGGAGTGTCTGACGCAGTCGCGAAATCGTCGCAAATCCTACGAGGAATTCAAAGCGATGTTTGTTGAAcctgcaacagcagcggcagcggcgtcgGAAGCAGTAGCCACATTGCCACTGTCCATGCCCCAAGCATCATCGATGGCTGCGGCAGATGACGCAAcaccagcagccagcaacacTGTGAtcccaccaacaacaacaacaacaacaacaacgcttGCCTCCATTTCAGAACAAGAAACCACAAGCGAGAGAGGCGATAAACCGGATTGCGCAAACGAGTTTGCCACCAGCGACGCAgtcccaggcccaggcccagacccagGCCCCAGATCCCCCATGGCCCCCGATGAAATGGATACCGGAGATGGCGATTGTGAGGGCGATGCCGATGGATGTCgaacagcaaaagcaacagcaacaataaaCAGCACCACCACAGAGGCAATGCGAAAGAATTCGGATTTTCTATCGCAGATTCTCGATCATCAGTTTGCGGCCAAGGAGCGGGCCAAGGCGCACAAGCGGCGGACATCGTACGAGGAATTCAAGCGATTGGTTAGCGAAATCGAGCCCCTGGAATGTCTGGATACAGTTGCAGTGATCGCTGCCACACccacagccacagtcacagcagCGGTGGGGGCACCTGCAACAGCGGCAACCACGTCACCGCTGAAGCGACAGAATTCGAGGCAACGCAAAAGCTTTGCCAGCTACTTCCTGCCCCGCCGACACTCGACCAAAGAGCCCAAGACCGGGGACAAGGAGAACGTGCCCGCGGCCCCAACGGGCGAGGGCAAGCAGCTGCAGACGTACGCGAAGCTGCCGGGCTCCAACTGCGACGCCAACTACAGGCGGAACTTCAAGATCTACGACAAGCTGGTCTACGGCACCATCTACGACATCATCCAGCGGAAGAACGACATCTACCAGCTGACGTACCAGAAGTACGACAAGTACATGACCTACGGCACCATCTACGAGATCCTGCACCACCGCAAGTCGTCGCAGGACGGCGGCTGCACCCCCGGCGGGTGGCAGAGGAAGAGCCTCAGCTCCATACTGGAGAGCAAGTCGAGCGACGTCATCTACGACATCATCCAGAAGAGGGAGCGCGAGAAACAGCGCCAGCAGCGAGCACTGGCCTCCCGCCAGGACTCCGCCACCTCCACCGCCTCGGCCTGCTCCACTGTCCAGCACAAGTATGGAACCATCTACGACATTCTGCAGGGCGAGAGGCTGGAGGCGAGCGATGCAGGGGAGAGCCGACGACCAGTGGCCGCCAAGCCAACGCGCTTCGTGGTCAGCCACGTGGAGGAGCAGGTGGCGCGgcgagagccagagccggcCAAGAGCCAGGAGACGACTCCGAGTGCCGCAGAGAGTGGCGTGGAAGCCGGGAAGCCGGCCAGCAAACCCAAGAAGATGCGACGCCTGTCCAACATCCTCAGCTACAGCAGATCCTGTGCGGCGGGCAGCGGGCAGGAGGAGCCAGACGCCGGAGGAGCGACGACCCACCCCGAGGAGTCCAAGCAGAAGCGCAGCCAGGCCAAGCGGCGGATCGGGGTGACGaatctgctgctgccgctggacTCCGAGGAGCTGTACACGCGCATCATTGCCCAGCAGAGGCGCCAGCACAGAGCCCACCTCCAGCTGCAGAGCGACAGCGAGGCGGAGCCCAGACAGACGGATCTGGGCGGCTGCCTGATGAAGTCCAGCTCCCTGGACGCCATCTCCATGTCGGTGGCCTGCTCCCCGCCTGCCACCGTCGGCCACACGCCGAACCCGTCGCCGCCCCGACCCCGCCGCAGCCTCAAGCAGCACCGGTGCCTGCAGCGCGGCCCGggccaggagcagcagcagcagcgccagaGGCACCAACTGGCGCTGGTCAAGAAGCACTCGCTGGACCACTGCCTGCCGGCGGCAGGGGGAGGGGCAGGGGGAGTGGCAGGGGGAGGGGAGACCCGGAGGCAGCCACTGCGCCGCTGGTCCAACCAGAGCCCCCTCCGGTGCACCTGCCTGGCCCTCGAGGAGGATCTGCCCAGCCACCAGTGCACTTGCCCGCTTCCGTTGACTGCCATTGAGAAGTCGCGATCGCTGCCCGTCGCCGTAGGCGGTGCCTGCTTCACCCCCCCGCAAACAACGACGTCGAcgtcgacgacgacgacgactgcGGCCAAGAAAGGCAAATCGCGTCGACTTTCGGAATTTACGCGCGGTGAatttttaaatgaaaaatC CTGGTACTTCCGCAAAATCAAACGCATTGAGGCTGAGAAAAAACTTCTACTGCCAGAGAACGAGCACGGTGCATTTTTAATTCGTGATTCCGAGAGCCGACACAACGACTATTCGCTATCAG TGCGCGATGGCGACACGGTCAAGCACTATCGCATCAGGCAGCTGGACGAGGGCGGCTTCTTCATTGCCAGACGCACAACATTCAG AACCCTGCAGGAGCTGGTCGAGCACTATTCCAAGGACTCCGACGGCCTGTGCGTCAACCTCTGCAAGCCCTGTGTACAG ACAAATACCTTTTCGGGTGTCTTTGAG ATCGAGAAACCTGTCACCGAGGGCCTATCGCATCGAACACGCGACCAGTGGGAGATCGACAGAACGTCCCTCAAATTTGTGCGCAAACTGGGCTCCGGCCAGTTCGGCGACGTTTGGGAGGGACAGTGGAACAACACAACACCCGTGGCCATTAAAACTCTGAAATCGG GCACAATGGACCCCAAGGACTTCTTAGCCGAAGCCCAGATCATGAAGAAGCTGCGCCACACGAAGCTCATACAGCTGTACGCTGTTTGCACGGTGGAGGAGCCCATCTACATTATCACGGAGTTGATGAAGCACGGTTCACTGTTGGAATATCTGCAAG GCAAAGGTCGTAGCCTCAAAATGCAGACGCTCATCGATATGGCCGCACAAATAGCCGCTGGCATGGCCTACCTGGAGTCCCAGAACTACATCCACAGAGACTTGGCGGCGCGCAACGTTCTCGTTGGCGATGGCAACATTGTGAAGATAGCCGACTTTGGTTTGGCCAG GCTCATCAAGGAGGACGAGTACGAGGCGCGAGTTGGCGCCCGCTTCCCCATCAAATGGACAGCGCCCGAGGCGGCCAACTACAGTAAATTCTCAATCAAATCTGATGTCTGGAGCTTCGGTATTCTCCTCACCGAGCTGGTCACTTACGGACGCATACCATATCCGG GTATGACCAATGCGGAGGTGTTGACCCAAGTGGAGCACGGCTATCGCATGCCCCTGCCACCCAATTGCGAGCCGCGCCTGTACGAGATCATGCTCGAGTGCTGGCACAAGGATCCCATGCGCAGACCCACATTCGAGACGCTCCAATGGAAGCTCGAGGACTTCTACACCTCCGATCAGAGCGACTACAAGGAGGCGCAGGCTTACTGA
- the LOC117185841 gene encoding uncharacterized protein LOC117185841 isoform X1, with product MTAMPVVWCTDPNSVNNKPTAFALHGIQLQGNVTERQVHALRELVNAAAEGRLILPSDGTFTLLDSGLSIESSIVAAGRGRGRGLKQEDAVSPSESPEPPKNAKNTYILMPVSKASPTPTPALDRPGGQPEAIAAAAAAQLEFLLEPKYSPSPPASSDSAMEAMEGGAGGVAGGEILYEFLCCAKCMNEQRTGQSGTCNGRRLQRYLRSCRGSDYEPVNDPAGTWQLQLDPVCSIASRYARRQYRPHHHHQQRHRPHGTVSTGIARNRPNTNRHHKLPIHSVKIFHNRSSCTPASAATPLGACNVGGGQEVSPIPMPSPSHSPSPNRSRSHRASDGNEAFSLSPTAARSTSLKAAETALTLPLYAVVNKSRESSSEMPTVLAVVPEEAPQGGPSAVVRDLISFDDDQEQEQEQRAEGAGSSCDGPNVDLLCAPNEEDVLLALLVTPPPTPPKPGSPVSHNSSRKTSFDSTSTISSMDSGFMEMQNKLDALAAAAAAAAAAVGTSATVAAEKIARRNYKECLTQSRNRRKSYEEFKAMFVEPATAAAAASEAVATLPLSMPQASSMAAADDATPAASNTVIPPTTTTTTTTLASISEQETTSERGDKPDCANEFATSDAVPGPGPDPGPRSPMAPDEMDTGDGDCEGDADGCRTAKATATINSTTTEAMRKNSDFLSQILDHQFAAKERAKAHKRRTSYEEFKRLVSEIEPLECLDTVAVIAATPTATVTAAVGAPATAATTSPLKRQNSRQRKSFASYFLPRRHSTKEPKTGDKENVPAAPTGEGKQLQTYAKLPGSNCDANYRRNFKIYDKLVYGTIYDIIQRKNDIYQLTYQKYDKYMTYGTIYEILHHRKSSQDGGCTPGGWQRKSLSSILESKSSDVIYDIIQKREREKQRQQRALASRQDSATSTASACSTVQHKYGTIYDILQGERLEASDAGESRRPVAAKPTRFVVSHVEEQVARREPEPAKSQETTPSAAESGVEAGKPASKPKKMRRLSNILSYSRSCAAGSGQEEPDAGGATTHPEESKQKRSQAKRRIGVTNLLLPLDSEELYTRIIAQQRRQHRAHLQLQSDSEAEPRQTDLGGCLMKSSSLDAISMSVACSPPATVGHTPNPSPPRPRRSLKQHRCLQRGPGQEQQQQRQRHQLALVKKHSLDHCLPAAGGGAGGVAGGGETRRQPLRRWSNQSPLRCTCLALEEDLPSHQCTCPLPLTAIEKSRSLPVAVGGACFTPPQTTTSTSTTTTTAAKKGKSRRLSEFTRGEFLNEKSWYFRKIKRIEAEKKLLLPENEHGAFLIRDSESRHNDYSLSVRDGDTVKHYRIRQLDEGGFFIARRTTFRTLQELVEHYSKDSDGLCVNLCKPCVQTNTFSGVFEIEKPVTEGLSHRTRDQWEIDRTSLKFVRKLGSGQFGDVWEGQWNNTTPVAIKTLKSGTMDPKDFLAEAQIMKKLRHTKLIQLYAVCTVEEPIYIITELMKHGSLLEYLQAIAGKGRSLKMQTLIDMAAQIAAGMAYLESQNYIHRDLAARNVLVGDGNIVKIADFGLARLIKEDEYEARVGARFPIKWTAPEAANYSKFSIKSDVWSFGILLTELVTYGRIPYPGMTNAEVLTQVEHGYRMPLPPNCEPRLYEIMLECWHKDPMRRPTFETLQWKLEDFYTSDQSDYKEAQAY from the exons ATGACTGCCATGCCCGTGGTGTGGTGCACCGATCCCAATTCGGTGAACAACAAGCCCACGGCCTTCGCCCTGCACGGCATCCAGCTGCAGGGCAACGTGACGGAGCGGCAGGTCCACGCCCTCCGGGAGCTGGTGAACGCCGCCGCCGAGGGCCGCCTCATCCTGCCCTCGGACGGCACGTTCACGCTCCTCGACAGCGGCCTGAGCATCGAGAGCTCAATTGTGGCCGccggacggggacggggacggggactgAAGCAGGAGGACGCCGTAAGTCCCAGCGAGAGCCCAGAGCCCCCAAAGAACGCCAAGAACACGTACATCCTGATGCCCGTGAGCAAGGCATCGCCAACGCCGACACCGGCGTTGGACCGGCCCGGTGGACAGCCCGAGGCCATTGccgcggcggcggcggcccaGCTGGAGTTCCTGCTGGAGCCCAAGTACTCGCCCTCGCCGCCCGCCTCCTCGGACTCGGCCATGGAGGCCATGGAGGGGGGCGCTGGGGGTGTCGCCGGTGGCGAGATTCTGTACGAGTTCCTCTGCTGCGCCAAGTGCATGAACGAGCAGCGGACGGGGCAGAGCGGCACCTGCAACGGGCGCCGCCTGCAGCGGTATCTGCGGAGCTGCCGCGGCAGCGACTACGAGCCGGTCAACGACCCCGCGGGGACGtggcagctgcagctggaTCCTGTCTGCAGCATTGCCAGCCGGTATGCCCGCCGGCAGTACCGTccgcaccaccaccaccagcagcggcaCAGGCCGCACGGGACCGTCTCGACGGGGATAGCACGTAATCGGCCCAACACCAATCGCCACCACAAATTACCGATTCACAGTGTTAAAATCTTTCATAATCGCAGCAGTTGCACGCCAGCGTCAGCCGCTACCCCTCTGGGAGCATGCAATGTGGGCGGGGGCCAAGAGGTGTCGCCAATTCCGAtgcccagccccagccacagccccagccccaatCGCAGTCGCAGTCATAGAGCGAGCGACGGCAATGAAGCGTTCAGTTTGTCACCGACAGCGGCGCGATCTACATCGTTGAAAGCAGCGGAAACAGCACTCACGTTGCCCCTCTACGCGGTGGTTAACAAAAGTCGCGAATCGTCTAGTGAAATGCCCACTGTGCTGGCCGTGGTGCCCGAGGAGGCGCCGCAGGGCGGCCCCTCTGCGGTGGTGCGCGATTTGATCAGCTTCGATGACGatcaggagcaggagcaggagcagcgggCGGAGGGAGCAGGAAGCAGCTGTGATGGCCCCAATGTGGACCTGCTGTGCGCCCCGAACGAGGAGGATGTGCTGCTGGCCCTGCTCGTGACGCCACCGCCCACGCCGCCCAAGCCGGGCTCGCCCGTCAGCCACAATTCGAGCCGGAAGACGAGCTTCGACTCCACCAGCACCATCAGCTCCATGGACTCGGGCTTCATGGAGATGCAGAACAAGTTGGATGccctggcagcagcagcagcggcggcagcggcagcagtcgGAACATCTGCCACAGTGGCAGCAGAGAAGATCGCTCGCCGCAACTACAAGGAGTGTCTGACGCAGTCGCGAAATCGTCGCAAATCCTACGAGGAATTCAAAGCGATGTTTGTTGAAcctgcaacagcagcggcagcggcgtcgGAAGCAGTAGCCACATTGCCACTGTCCATGCCCCAAGCATCATCGATGGCTGCGGCAGATGACGCAAcaccagcagccagcaacacTGTGAtcccaccaacaacaacaacaacaacaacaacgcttGCCTCCATTTCAGAACAAGAAACCACAAGCGAGAGAGGCGATAAACCGGATTGCGCAAACGAGTTTGCCACCAGCGACGCAgtcccaggcccaggcccagacccagGCCCCAGATCCCCCATGGCCCCCGATGAAATGGATACCGGAGATGGCGATTGTGAGGGCGATGCCGATGGATGTCgaacagcaaaagcaacagcaacaataaaCAGCACCACCACAGAGGCAATGCGAAAGAATTCGGATTTTCTATCGCAGATTCTCGATCATCAGTTTGCGGCCAAGGAGCGGGCCAAGGCGCACAAGCGGCGGACATCGTACGAGGAATTCAAGCGATTGGTTAGCGAAATCGAGCCCCTGGAATGTCTGGATACAGTTGCAGTGATCGCTGCCACACccacagccacagtcacagcagCGGTGGGGGCACCTGCAACAGCGGCAACCACGTCACCGCTGAAGCGACAGAATTCGAGGCAACGCAAAAGCTTTGCCAGCTACTTCCTGCCCCGCCGACACTCGACCAAAGAGCCCAAGACCGGGGACAAGGAGAACGTGCCCGCGGCCCCAACGGGCGAGGGCAAGCAGCTGCAGACGTACGCGAAGCTGCCGGGCTCCAACTGCGACGCCAACTACAGGCGGAACTTCAAGATCTACGACAAGCTGGTCTACGGCACCATCTACGACATCATCCAGCGGAAGAACGACATCTACCAGCTGACGTACCAGAAGTACGACAAGTACATGACCTACGGCACCATCTACGAGATCCTGCACCACCGCAAGTCGTCGCAGGACGGCGGCTGCACCCCCGGCGGGTGGCAGAGGAAGAGCCTCAGCTCCATACTGGAGAGCAAGTCGAGCGACGTCATCTACGACATCATCCAGAAGAGGGAGCGCGAGAAACAGCGCCAGCAGCGAGCACTGGCCTCCCGCCAGGACTCCGCCACCTCCACCGCCTCGGCCTGCTCCACTGTCCAGCACAAGTATGGAACCATCTACGACATTCTGCAGGGCGAGAGGCTGGAGGCGAGCGATGCAGGGGAGAGCCGACGACCAGTGGCCGCCAAGCCAACGCGCTTCGTGGTCAGCCACGTGGAGGAGCAGGTGGCGCGgcgagagccagagccggcCAAGAGCCAGGAGACGACTCCGAGTGCCGCAGAGAGTGGCGTGGAAGCCGGGAAGCCGGCCAGCAAACCCAAGAAGATGCGACGCCTGTCCAACATCCTCAGCTACAGCAGATCCTGTGCGGCGGGCAGCGGGCAGGAGGAGCCAGACGCCGGAGGAGCGACGACCCACCCCGAGGAGTCCAAGCAGAAGCGCAGCCAGGCCAAGCGGCGGATCGGGGTGACGaatctgctgctgccgctggacTCCGAGGAGCTGTACACGCGCATCATTGCCCAGCAGAGGCGCCAGCACAGAGCCCACCTCCAGCTGCAGAGCGACAGCGAGGCGGAGCCCAGACAGACGGATCTGGGCGGCTGCCTGATGAAGTCCAGCTCCCTGGACGCCATCTCCATGTCGGTGGCCTGCTCCCCGCCTGCCACCGTCGGCCACACGCCGAACCCGTCGCCGCCCCGACCCCGCCGCAGCCTCAAGCAGCACCGGTGCCTGCAGCGCGGCCCGggccaggagcagcagcagcagcgccagaGGCACCAACTGGCGCTGGTCAAGAAGCACTCGCTGGACCACTGCCTGCCGGCGGCAGGGGGAGGGGCAGGGGGAGTGGCAGGGGGAGGGGAGACCCGGAGGCAGCCACTGCGCCGCTGGTCCAACCAGAGCCCCCTCCGGTGCACCTGCCTGGCCCTCGAGGAGGATCTGCCCAGCCACCAGTGCACTTGCCCGCTTCCGTTGACTGCCATTGAGAAGTCGCGATCGCTGCCCGTCGCCGTAGGCGGTGCCTGCTTCACCCCCCCGCAAACAACGACGTCGAcgtcgacgacgacgacgactgcGGCCAAGAAAGGCAAATCGCGTCGACTTTCGGAATTTACGCGCGGTGAatttttaaatgaaaaatC CTGGTACTTCCGCAAAATCAAACGCATTGAGGCTGAGAAAAAACTTCTACTGCCAGAGAACGAGCACGGTGCATTTTTAATTCGTGATTCCGAGAGCCGACACAACGACTATTCGCTATCAG TGCGCGATGGCGACACGGTCAAGCACTATCGCATCAGGCAGCTGGACGAGGGCGGCTTCTTCATTGCCAGACGCACAACATTCAG AACCCTGCAGGAGCTGGTCGAGCACTATTCCAAGGACTCCGACGGCCTGTGCGTCAACCTCTGCAAGCCCTGTGTACAG ACAAATACCTTTTCGGGTGTCTTTGAG ATCGAGAAACCTGTCACCGAGGGCCTATCGCATCGAACACGCGACCAGTGGGAGATCGACAGAACGTCCCTCAAATTTGTGCGCAAACTGGGCTCCGGCCAGTTCGGCGACGTTTGGGAGGGACAGTGGAACAACACAACACCCGTGGCCATTAAAACTCTGAAATCGG GCACAATGGACCCCAAGGACTTCTTAGCCGAAGCCCAGATCATGAAGAAGCTGCGCCACACGAAGCTCATACAGCTGTACGCTGTTTGCACGGTGGAGGAGCCCATCTACATTATCACGGAGTTGATGAAGCACGGTTCACTGTTGGAATATCTGCAAG CCATTGCAGGCAAAGGTCGTAGCCTCAAAATGCAGACGCTCATCGATATGGCCGCACAAATAGCCGCTGGCATGGCCTACCTGGAGTCCCAGAACTACATCCACAGAGACTTGGCGGCGCGCAACGTTCTCGTTGGCGATGGCAACATTGTGAAGATAGCCGACTTTGGTTTGGCCAG GCTCATCAAGGAGGACGAGTACGAGGCGCGAGTTGGCGCCCGCTTCCCCATCAAATGGACAGCGCCCGAGGCGGCCAACTACAGTAAATTCTCAATCAAATCTGATGTCTGGAGCTTCGGTATTCTCCTCACCGAGCTGGTCACTTACGGACGCATACCATATCCGG GTATGACCAATGCGGAGGTGTTGACCCAAGTGGAGCACGGCTATCGCATGCCCCTGCCACCCAATTGCGAGCCGCGCCTGTACGAGATCATGCTCGAGTGCTGGCACAAGGATCCCATGCGCAGACCCACATTCGAGACGCTCCAATGGAAGCTCGAGGACTTCTACACCTCCGATCAGAGCGACTACAAGGAGGCGCAGGCTTACTGA